The following is a genomic window from Fusobacterium sp..
AATTTTTCTGTTTTTTCCTGTGCTTTTACTTCAATTTTACTCATTTCCAATGGTTTTCCATCACCAGCTTCTGCATATATAACTCCATTTGAATAAACCATTACCATTAATGCAGACAAAATTATTACTGTTCTTTTCATCTTTATTGCCTCCTCTATTATAGAATTTTATTTGTATCATATAAGAATATTTCTTTATATAAATAATTATAAACGTTCAACTTAGTTTAAGGTCAAGATTTTTTTAAATAAATTTAATAAAAATCTTATGGTAAATTTTATCTTTATTTGTTATCATTATATATAAAATACAATAAGTTTTAATTTTTTACTTAAAATTATTCAAGGAGGAAATATGCAAAAATATTTTTTAATTGGAGAAATCTCTGAACTTCTTAAAATTCCACGTTCAACATTAAGATATTATGACAGAGAAGGTGTAATTTCACCTAAATTCAGAAAAGAAAATAACTATAGATATTACACAAGGGCTCAAATAATAACAATAAAAAAAATAACTACAATGAGAAAATTAGGTCTCACATTAGATGAAATCAAAGTTTTTTTTAATGAGAAAAAAGATGAAAAAGAAAAAAAAGATGAAGTATTAATAGAAAATGTTTTAGAGAGAATCAATGAAGACATAGAAAAGTTAAAAATGGTAAAAGAAGACTTACAAATTCATCTTGAAAGAATGAAAAGAAGTTCAAAAATACTTATTGGAATTCCTTTTATAAAAGAGATAAAAAGTATTAAAGGAATAAAAGTATATGAAAAAGAAAATCGCAAAACACTTACTTTTCCCAATAAAAAAATATTAGAGTTAATTAATGAATATGATGGAAAGATATTATTTTATATAACTAAAAAAAAGTTAAGTGAAATGAGTGATGTAAATATTCTGGGCTCTGGATATATTGTTGTAAAAGGTGATAAAAAAGTTGAAGAGAATATTATTGAAAAGGGTAAATATGTCTGTATGTTTTTGAAAGGAAATCATTTTGAAAATAGTATTTCTATAAAAAGATTAATTGAATGGATAGAGGAAAATAATTTTAAAAGAGTAAATGAGGAAGTCAATATTATAATTGAACCTGAAAATTTGAGTATAAAAAGAAGGGAAGATATTTTTTATAAGGTAAGTATACTAATTGAATAAAAATTTCAATACATAAATGAGGACAGCTTAAAAGCATCCTCATTTCTTTTTAATTAAAAAACCAACATCTGATTTATCTCATAATCAAACTAATCAATCAATGTTAAAAATTTTGCTTCATATTCATCTATTGGTATTGGTTTGCTTATAAGGTATCCTTGTACACCATCACAATTTAATTGCTTAAGTAATTTAAATTGTTCTTCTGTTTCAACACCTTCTACAATTAATTGAATGTTAAGATTATTACATATCTGCGCAAAAGATGAAATAAACAACTGTGCTCTTTCATTAGCCACAATATTTTTCATTAAACTTCTATCAATTTTCAAAGTATCTAAATCATTATCTATAAACAAAGCTATATTAGAATAACGAGCTCCAAAATCATCAATAGATAAAGAATACCCTTCTAATTTTATCCTTTGTAATACCTGATGTAATATATCACTACTCATCTCTTCATCATTTTCTATTATTTCTATCTCTAAAAGATATTTAGGAATTCTGTATCTATTCCATATTTCATTTAATCTATCAACAAAATCAATATTTTTTAATGTATAACGTGAAAAATTAACACTTATCGGCTTTATATCATATGCTTGTTTTATCCATTGTTTTATAATCTTGCATATTTTTTCAAAAACATAATAATCCAGTATACTGATTACTCTCGAGTTTTCAAACAAAGTTATAAAATTATTTGGCATTATTAAATTATTATCACTATCTCTATAACGTATTAATGCTTCTGCTCCAATTATCAAACGATCAAAATCTACTTTTGGTTGTAAAAAAACTTCAAAATGTTCATTTGAAATTTCTTCTTTCAAAGTTTTCATATTACAAAGAGCAAGCATATTATCATTTTCATGTCTATATCTGTATGCATTTGAATTATGTCTATAATATTCTTTTTTATCTTCATACATATTCCTATCTGCAATTAAAATTTCTTTTTCAATATTTTTACAAGTATCAAGCCATTTATAGCCTACAGCTCCCTTACATTCTTTGCTTAAAAATAATCTTTGTTTTATTTCTTTAATCTTTTCATTAAATATATCTTCTTTCATATTAAATGCTAAAACAACATATTCATCTCCACCAATTCTATATATATCTGATTGACAAAATGTAGCTCGCAATATATCAGCCGCCTCCTTAAGAATTTCATCTCCATATAAATGCCCATATAAATCATTTATATTTTTTAAACCATTTATATCCATAAAGAGTATTCCTATTTTTTCATCTTTAAAAGAAAGTTTTTGAATATCATCTAAATATTTATTTCTATTAAATAATCCTGTAAGATTATCATAATAATTATTATAAATTAAAATATTATTAAGTTGTTTATTTTCCAAAGCAAGACTTATAAAATAACTTATTGTTTCTATAATAGAAAATTTATTAGAATAAATTTCTGATGGGTTATCAACAACAATATAGCTATGTATCTTATTATTTAAAATGATAGGGGATATAATCATACTTTTAATTTTAAAATCTATTAATATTTTTGAAAATACAGGAGATATATTTTCAACTTCTTTGGAATTATTTATAACTATACTATTTCCTTTAGAAAATTCCTCTCTCCATTCAGGTGAAGGATCTAATTCAAGATATGTTCCACTTTTTATATACTCTATATCTGCTGCTCTGCTGCTTGCATATGTGACTAGAAATGTATTCTTCTCGTTTTTAACTATATAAGCTCTGTCAGCATCCATAGCTTTAATAAGTTTTTCTAAAATTTCAGGCATCTTCTTATCCAATTCTTGAAATTTATACAAATTCTTAATACATTCAATTGTTGTTTCTTCTAAGAATAATGTTTTTTCCAATCTTTTATGTTCTTCTTTTAATTTATTTTGAGTTTCTACCAGTTCATTTACATCAATATAAACAATATAGATAACAGGAACTCCATTGATACTTTCATTTATAAAAGTTCCTATAAATCTGATCCAAATATACTTTTCATCTTTACAAGGCATTCTGCATATTTCATCACATCTTTTTTCTCCATTATTTATAGCTTTTACTATAGCTGTCCTTATTTTCCCAAATTCTTTCAGATCATTTTTAAAATATTCTTTACAATTATTATTGAATATTCCCTTATATTCTTTTTTGGTATATCCTGTTAATTCATAGTAGTAATCATTTGCCCAAACTAAAGTAAATTCATCATCCAATAAATGTTTGCTTATACTTACTTCTAATGAACTTGTAAGCATATTATATTCTTCATTCAAGCTCTTTAGTTCCTTAGTGATTTTACTGATCATACACAGTCTCCTTTTTTGGCTGTAAGAAAAATTTTTTTATAAAAAAACTATATTTTACAATATTTTTTATCAAAATACAAATATATTTTTGGATTATAGATATATAATGAATAATAACTTTTTTTTAGAAAAAAGTCAAGTATTACTCATTAATATAATATTAATCATGTTATTTTCAAAATAATAATTATTAAATTTAATAAAAAAACTGACTCATAAACAGTTGAAATATTTCTAAATTTTCTCTGTTTTTAAGTCAGCTTTATATTTTATTCTTTATTTAGATATAAGTCCTTTAACTCCTCCTGATATTAATAATGTTACATCTTTAAGTACTTTTGGAAGGGAAAAAACTCCTGAATAAGCTATATATCTAGGTTCCCATTGAGGATAAAATTTATTTTTAAATAACTTAAGTCCTTGAAAATTATAAAAGCTCTCTCCATTTTTAAATACAAATAAGCCTATTTTATTCCATACAGGAGCAATATCTCTGTTTTCCATACCAGAAAGAGGTGCCATTCCAAGGCTAAATCTTTCATATCCCTCATCTTTTGCCCAAAGTATTATATAAATAAAAAGATATTCCATAGTTCCACTGATACATGACTTTAAATATCTCATAAGATCAACTGCTATTTTTTCTTTGGATTCAGTTACCATTATATTTGCAAAAGCTACAATCTCGTTATCTTTTTTTAGTACAGCTATTGGAAAATTATTCAAGTATTCCTCATCAAAGTATCCCAAAGAAAATCCTTTTTCTTTAGCTTTTTTACTTCCCAGCCATTCTTCAGATACTTCTCTCAATCTTTTCATATATTTTATCCCTTCTCCTTTTGGGATAACTTCAAATATCATATTCTCCTTATTAAGTTTGTTATATGTGTATCTTATATTTTTTCTTTGAGGAATATTAAGAGTAAATTCTTTTAGATCAATTACTCCTTCCTCTCCTATTTTCAAAAAATTTAATCCAACATCAAGATAGTAGTCTAGATAATCTTTAGAAACTTCATAGAATACAGGCTGCTTATTATTTTTTCTGCATAATTCATAAAATTTCCAGATAGAATCTCCTGCCTTTTCAGTTTTTCCAACAGGATCTCCCATAGCTATATAACTTTTTCCACTTTTGCCATACATTATAAAACTTTCTTCTTCATCTTCAAATATAACTTTTTTATCATTTAAAAGCACCAGATTTCCTTCTGGATTATCTGAAAAACAGAGACAGTTTTTAACTTTTTCAATTACATCTTTACTGTTTGTTTCAATTATTTCATTTGCAGGAGCAAAAAGTTTCCATACAGCGAATATAATAAGAGTAGCTGATATCCCTATAGTAGTTCTTAAAAAACTTGGAAATTCTTTATTAAAGGCTACTTTCCACCATATTTCATTCATATAATCTGACTTACTATATGCAAAAAAGCCTATATAGAGACTTGAAATAGCAACTAAAAATATCATTACTATCCAATTAAGTGTGAATTTTTCATTTATTATTGATGTTTTTCTATAAAAATATTTTTTTAATGGAATAGTTACAGCTAATATTATTCCCAGGAAAAAAGCTTCCTCATAGTCCAAACCTTTTAATAATGAAAGAATTATTCCTGCTCCAAGAAAGATTATTGTCATATAATATGCTCCATTGAGCCTCTTTTTTATTCCATAAGCAAGTATAAGAAGAACTGCTCCAGTTATACTTCCTAAAAAATGGGATATTTTGATGGTAAATACTGGAAGTATATCCTTCAATATTTTTATTCTATAAATAAGAGGGGGCATACTTCCTGATATTATGAGAACTATTCCTGCTGCAAATATCAATATAGATACAAGAAGTGGTATAAGAGAAATTATAAATTTCCCAAGAACTATTGATATATTTTTAAGTTCTCCTCTTTTCAATAATATTCTATAAATACAATATGATACAAAAGCTATCCCAAATGGAGCTATATAATATAAAAGCCTAAATATTATCAGAGCTGCTACTATTACTGATGAAGAGTAATATTTTCCCATTAAAGTAAGAAATACATAATCAAAAGCTCCTATTCCTCCAGGAAGATTACTTAATACCCCTATGATTTGTGCACTAAGAAATATTGGAAAAAATTTAACAAATGTAAGCAAATCACTTTGAGGAAGAAATATATATATTAATCCTGATACAAGTAGCCAATCTATAAGAGATATCAATACTTGAAATATAGATATTTCAAGACTTTTCTTCTTTAAGAATACTTTGTGAGATGAATATGATATTGCTATTATTAAAAGAATAATTCCTATTTCTCTAGTTGTATCAAAATAAAAATTGAATCTTGTCAAATCTACTGGCTCAAATGTTAAAAATAAACCTCCTATCCATAAAAGCCCAATCCAAAAACTTACATAGCAAAATTTTATTACTTTTACTATACTTTTGTAGGGAACATTCCAAAGAGAATATAAATTAATTCTCAATCCTGAGCCTGTAAGTCCTGAAAGACCTATGGAGTTAGCAAATGCATAACTTATAAAAGAAGTGAATATTATTTTTAAATTTGACAACTGTAATTTTTCATTTTTAAATGCCAGCACATCATACATAGTCAGCAGAAAATAGTCAATTATTACTATCCCTATTCCAAGTATTACATATCCACTATTTATAGATCTTAATGATTCTTTTATATCTTTTATGCTGTATACTTTCATTTCTTTATGAATAAAATATATTACTACACAGAATATCCCTATTTCAAGTAAGTATTTAAGTTTGTCGTATCTGCCTCTGTTATACATATTTTTTCCTCCTAGTTTTTATACCTATTATAGGTATTAGAAAAAAATTATATTATCCTTTTTAAAGGAAAAAACGTTATGACCAAGATATGTTTTTTCTAAATATTTAAAAAAGAGGTTTATTCTTGAATAAAAATAAAATTTTAGAGTTTTCAATTATAAACTCTTAAAATTTAAAGTATTTTCAAGGATTTCCCTCTTTTTATTTCCATTTTTTAAATTAATAATCTAAATTTTTATCTTTATATATTTTTTTATATCTTTCTTATCAAATTTAAATATAGGCATTCCACTTGAATATGGAGCTATTTCATAATGAGGATAAAGGAATACTACATTATCTCCCTGAAAATACATAACTGTATTTTTTATATTTGCTTCAGCATTTTCAAAAAATAATACCTCTTTACCTTCGCTATTCAGAGCATATCTGCTTCCATTATTTTCTTTGCTTTTAGCTATAATATCGTTCATCTTCATGTTAAAATGTTCTTCTGCATTTTCATCAAATATCACATCATAATCAAGCAAAGAATAATCTTTTTTACTTATATTGTATGTTTCAACAGTAGTAATTCCATGAGCTCCTCCCTGATACACATATGTAGTTATAATCAGAGAAAGAATATTAAAATTATTTTCTTTTATTTCATAATTCATCTTTGCCTCTATGGGCATTTCTTTTGTTCCAATATCTGCTGAACTAACTATATTCTCTATTATTATTCTTGCAGTTTCTTGAAGAGAAAGATTCAAATAAGAGATATCTTCATTTTCCACTCCTTTTATCTGTGGTATAACAATATCATAATTATATTTTTCCATATTCTCTTTATACTCAAGTTTTTCTACATTAGAATTATCTTTAACTGCAGTCTTTCCATTTTCACATGATATAAAAAAGAAAACAAGCAGCAGCAATCCTAAAAAACTTTTCATCTTTTTCATAAATTTACACTCCTACACTTTTCAAAATAATAATATAATACATTTTATCATATGCCTAACTTTATGTAAATACAAAGTAAAATTTCCTATTGTTCCCTTTGAAATAAAACAATGCTATTTTTGCCTAAATTACTCATAAATATATAGGCATCTTTTTATTTTATAGAAAACTAACAATTCATAATCTAAAAATAGAATTTAAAAGTTTTCTCCCTTAATATTATTTTTATTTTTCTTTTGATCTTCTTACATTTGAAATTTTTCCTTGACACATTAATCTCCCCAAGATTATTTTATTTTGTATTCTTAATTTCTTTATAAATATAATATAGTATATTAATCTCTAAAAGAAAATATTTTGCTAAAATATTATTTTTAAAATTTATTACTACAAAATTTTCTAGTCTTAAAAATAAATTTTTTCTTTTCTTCAGTATATAAGTATATATTAAGGCTTTTTTTATAGAAGAATATAGGATTCTTATATTGTATTTAGCAGTTGTTTTTTTTTATGATTGCCTTTATAATATAATAATGAAAATGAAAAAGGAGAGATTTCTTTATGTTTAAAAAATTATTTATGATTTTATTAAGTTGTACAATACTTTTTTCTGCATGTTCAGATGATAAAGCAGAAACTTCAGCAAAAGCTGTGAAAGAAAAACTTATAATTGCTCAGGATGGAGAACCTAAATCATTAGATGTTCATCAGGGAAATGATGGTTTTTCATTAAGTGCCAACAAACTTATTTATTCAAGGCTGGTAGAATCAGATGGTGATATGAATATTCTGCCTGGACTAGCAGAATCTTGGAAGCAAATAGATGATAAAACTATGCAGTTCAAATTGAGAAAAGGAGTAAAATTCCATAATGGATATGATTTTACTGCTGAAGATGTTAAATTCTCATTTGATAGAATGGCTAACTCACCTAGAATAGCTTTTGTTCTTCCTCCTATTGAAAAAGTAGAAGCTGTTGATGATTATACTGTAAATATTGTTACTAAAACACCATTTGGACCATTGCTTGCACATCTTTCTCATCCTGCATTAGGAATTGTAAGTAAAAAACTTATTACTGAAAATGAGCAAAGTTTTAAAGATCATCCTGTTGGTACTGGAAGTTATAAATTTAAAGAATGGATACCTGGTGACAGTCTGACTCTTGAAAAAAATGAAGATTATTTTGATAAAAAAAATGGGCTCAAATACATAGTATTCAAAAATATTGTAGAAGCTTCAAACAGAACTATTGGATTAGAAACTGGAGAAATAGACATCTCAATAGCTGTAAGTTCTGTAGATGAGAATACTATAAAAAATAATCCTAAACTTCAGCTTATTACAAAGCCTTCTATTTCTTATTCATATGTTGGAATGAATACTCAAAAAACTCCATTAAATGATATAAGAGTCAGAAAAGCTATAAACTATGCTGTAGATAAACAGGCTATTGTCGATGTAATCCTCAATGGAAGTGGTAAAATAGCTACCTCTCCTATCGCTCCAGGAGTTTTTGGGTTTACTGATAAAACTAAAAACTATGAATACAATGTAGAAAAAGCTCGTGAATTGATGAAAGAAGCTGGATATGAAAACGGATTTAAAACAAGTATTTTAGTATTTGGAGGAGAAGCTAATACTCAAACTGCAGAAATACTTCAAGCCTATTTAAAAGAAATTGGTATTGATTTAAGAATAGATGTGGTAGAAGTCAGTGCTTACTGGGATGCTACAGAAAAAGGAAGACATGACCTTTTCCTAGGTTCATGGGGAGTCGTGACTGGAGATGCTGATTATGGACTTTATGCAATGTATCACTCATCTGCAAAAGGTGGAGCTGGCAACAGAGATTTCTATGAAAATCCAAAAGTTGATGAACTTTTAGATAAAGCTAAAATGGCTACTGATCCTGAAGAAAGAAAAAAACTTTATGAAGAAATTCAATTATTAATAGTGGATGATGCACCTGATATCATGCTTTATAACAGAATATTAGCTGTTGGTGCTCAAAAGAATATAAAAGGATTAAATATCCATCCAGTTACTCTTCATGATTTCAGCACTGTTTATATTGAAGATTAATCTGTAAATTGGAGGAAACAGATGTTAGATGACAATGTTAAAACTCAAAAAATGGTAGAAATAGCCAAAATGTATTATGAGGAAGATCTTACTCAAAATGATATAGCAAAACGATTAGGAGTATCTCGTCCTCTTGTGAGCAAAATGCTTGCTGATGCAAAAGCAGCTGGTATAGTTACGATTCAAATAAATTCTCCATTTGTAAGTAATGAATTTCTTATGGAAGAGATCAAAAAAAAATATGATATTGAAGGTGGAATGGTTATTCCTCAAGCAGATACAGATTATCTTACTGATCAGGTAATATTAAATAATATAATATCATATATAAGTAATAATCTGAAAAAATATAGGAAATTTGGACTTGGATGGGGAAAAAATATTGGTGACCTTGTTCAAAAACTCGAAGTTTCAGAAAAAAAAATTGAACTTGAAGGTTATGTATGCCCTTTAGTAGGTAATATTTCTATGCCTACTAAAGATTTTCACTCAAATGAACTGATAAGAATATTTTCTCAAATGACTTTTCTCAAGCCATATTATCTCTTTGCTCCTGCATTTTTAGCTACTGAACAGGAGAAAAATCTGTTTATGAATATTGAAAATTATAAAGATATAAAAAGATTATGGGAAAAACTTGATGTAGCTATTTTAAGTATTGGAAATCATCCATCTGTTCCTGACCTTGCCACAGCTTCAAGATTTGGAAATAATCTCCAAAAAGAAAAAGCCATTGGTAATATTCTTTCATATTATTATGATATAAATGGTAATTTTATAACTGGAGATAATGATTTCTCCATTGAAATCCCTTTGGATGACTTAAAAAAAATAAAACATGTAATAGGTATATGTTCTTCAAAAACAAGTAAGGATGCTGTTATTGGAGCTTTAAAAACTGGTATTATAACTTATCTAGTGATAGATGAAAATACAGCTAAAGAAATAATATAATAAAATTATAAAAAATAAATTTTTTATAACATCTTAAAATCTAAATATTTAGCTCATGATATTTTAAAAAAAAATTAAAAATATTATTGACAGAAAAAATAAAATATGATATAAAATTAGCAGAATATCGCCTGCCTAGTGTGCGATCAAGAAATGACTAGGCCTTTTTATTTTTTTGAAAAATAGAAATCTAGTATCTTTTTTTCTTGATCTCATTTATATATGAAATTTTTTCAGAATCAATAAAAATTTAAATATATCTTTTGTATAAACCCCTATTTATTCTAAATTTAATATTTCTATTACAAAATTATTATAATTATTTAATAAAAATAAAGGATTTTTTATATTGTTTTTAGAATAAACTTATTAAAATATCAATTAAAACAGGGGAGTTTTTTTATGAAAGTTTTTTTATTCTTTTTAATCTGTCTTTTTGGATTATCATTATTTTTTATTGGAATATGTATTTATTGTTTTGAATTTTTGATATTTTTTTAGTACTAAAAATTCAAAATTTATTATCTTTATTCTGATTAATTTTTATACTATCATTCAATTATTTTGTAATTTATGTAAATTTTCTGATATTTATTCAAAATAATTATCAAAGAAAAAATAAAAATCATTTTATAAACAAATATATACTAAATTTAAGTTTTAGTGTATATTTTTTGATGCAAAAGATGTTAAAAAAGATAATAATAAAACTTTTATTAAAATCTTTAGAATTAAAAGATTATTTTTTATAGAAAATAAAATATATTTCATCTAATAGATCACAACTAAAAAATACCTCAAATACTATTTTCAGTATTCAAGGTATCTTATTCTTTTTATTCTTTTATAATTCTTTTATCAATATACTTTTGTATTTCTGGCATTACAAATTCATGGAAAAGCTGTGGTGCATACTCAATTATAGGTGACATTCTTTTTAGCACCATTTCTTTTGTAGCACTGAACTTCTTCCATGTATGTCCATCCGAAGTAAGATTCTGTATAAATCCCTGAAATCTATCAAAAGTATTAGCAAACTTTGCTTCTTTAGTTTCCATATTCTCAAATTCAAGCCATAGCTTCATGAATTCTTTTTCTTGCTCTTCTGGAAGCATTCCATATATCTTCTCTGCACTTTCTAATTCTGCACGCCATTTAGTCTGTTTGTTGTAATCTGAAAACGCAGGAGTATCTCCTGCATATATCTCAACAATATCGTGTATAAGTACCAGTTTAAGAACTTTTTCCATATCTATTTCACCCAGATTAGAATACTCTTTCAAAGTTATTGCACATAGAGCCATATGCCAACTATGTTCAGCATCATTTTCCCTTCTATTTAAATCTCCTAATACAATAGATTGTCTTAAAATACTCTTCACTTTATCTATTTCTATTAAAAATTGAACTTGATCTGCTAATTTTCCCATTTTTACCTCATTTTCTTAAAATACTATTTTTTTATAAAAATCATTTCTTCATCTCTGTCATTAGTAAGTATTAATTTATTTCCATCTTCTTTTATTGTTTTTGCACTTTTCAAAAGAGTAAGATATTGATCTTCTACTATCATTTTATCTCTAGGTCCAGCCATTCTAGTTGTAGCTAAAGCTCCTATATTTATACTTCCATTACTTATATCTGCTTTTCCAAAGAATCTATTTATTCCAGCAAATCCAAATATTCTTCCTTCTTTATCAAATCCAATTGTCAAATTATTTTCTACAAAAAGGTTAGTAAGCACATATTCATTACCAGCTACATTTTCAAGTGATACTTCTACAGGAACTTCTACTTTAACTGGTGTAGAACTACATCCAACTAATAGCATCAAAGTTGCTAAAAAGATAAATATTTTTTTCATTATTAAACCACCTCGTATAATTTTTTGTATCTTTTATAAAATTATACAACAAATAAATGGTTCTGTACAGATTAACAAAATATATTTTATCTCATATTTCATTATTTATTATCTCTATAAAGGAATAAATTTCCAAGAAAAATATTATAAAATTATATAAATAAAATGAGCCAGCAATAGATTTTTGAAAATATCAGAAAAAATTATCTAAAATGAAGGT
Proteins encoded in this region:
- a CDS encoding MerR family transcriptional regulator, translated to MQKYFLIGEISELLKIPRSTLRYYDREGVISPKFRKENNYRYYTRAQIITIKKITTMRKLGLTLDEIKVFFNEKKDEKEKKDEVLIENVLERINEDIEKLKMVKEDLQIHLERMKRSSKILIGIPFIKEIKSIKGIKVYEKENRKTLTFPNKKILELINEYDGKILFYITKKKLSEMSDVNILGSGYIVVKGDKKVEENIIEKGKYVCMFLKGNHFENSISIKRLIEWIEENNFKRVNEEVNIIIEPENLSIKRREDIFYKVSILIE
- a CDS encoding EAL domain-containing protein; this encodes MISKITKELKSLNEEYNMLTSSLEVSISKHLLDDEFTLVWANDYYYELTGYTKKEYKGIFNNNCKEYFKNDLKEFGKIRTAIVKAINNGEKRCDEICRMPCKDEKYIWIRFIGTFINESINGVPVIYIVYIDVNELVETQNKLKEEHKRLEKTLFLEETTIECIKNLYKFQELDKKMPEILEKLIKAMDADRAYIVKNEKNTFLVTYASSRAADIEYIKSGTYLELDPSPEWREEFSKGNSIVINNSKEVENISPVFSKILIDFKIKSMIISPIILNNKIHSYIVVDNPSEIYSNKFSIIETISYFISLALENKQLNNILIYNNYYDNLTGLFNRNKYLDDIQKLSFKDEKIGILFMDINGLKNINDLYGHLYGDEILKEAADILRATFCQSDIYRIGGDEYVVLAFNMKEDIFNEKIKEIKQRLFLSKECKGAVGYKWLDTCKNIEKEILIADRNMYEDKKEYYRHNSNAYRYRHENDNMLALCNMKTLKEEISNEHFEVFLQPKVDFDRLIIGAEALIRYRDSDNNLIMPNNFITLFENSRVISILDYYVFEKICKIIKQWIKQAYDIKPISVNFSRYTLKNIDFVDRLNEIWNRYRIPKYLLEIEIIENDEEMSSDILHQVLQRIKLEGYSLSIDDFGARYSNIALFIDNDLDTLKIDRSLMKNIVANERAQLFISSFAQICNNLNIQLIVEGVETEEQFKLLKQLNCDGVQGYLISKPIPIDEYEAKFLTLID
- the mprF gene encoding bifunctional lysylphosphatidylglycerol flippase/synthetase MprF; the encoded protein is MYNRGRYDKLKYLLEIGIFCVVIYFIHKEMKVYSIKDIKESLRSINSGYVILGIGIVIIDYFLLTMYDVLAFKNEKLQLSNLKIIFTSFISYAFANSIGLSGLTGSGLRINLYSLWNVPYKSIVKVIKFCYVSFWIGLLWIGGLFLTFEPVDLTRFNFYFDTTREIGIILLIIAISYSSHKVFLKKKSLEISIFQVLISLIDWLLVSGLIYIFLPQSDLLTFVKFFPIFLSAQIIGVLSNLPGGIGAFDYVFLTLMGKYYSSSVIVAALIIFRLLYYIAPFGIAFVSYCIYRILLKRGELKNISIVLGKFIISLIPLLVSILIFAAGIVLIISGSMPPLIYRIKILKDILPVFTIKISHFLGSITGAVLLILAYGIKKRLNGAYYMTIIFLGAGIILSLLKGLDYEEAFFLGIILAVTIPLKKYFYRKTSIINEKFTLNWIVMIFLVAISSLYIGFFAYSKSDYMNEIWWKVAFNKEFPSFLRTTIGISATLIIFAVWKLFAPANEIIETNSKDVIEKVKNCLCFSDNPEGNLVLLNDKKVIFEDEEESFIMYGKSGKSYIAMGDPVGKTEKAGDSIWKFYELCRKNNKQPVFYEVSKDYLDYYLDVGLNFLKIGEEGVIDLKEFTLNIPQRKNIRYTYNKLNKENMIFEVIPKGEGIKYMKRLREVSEEWLGSKKAKEKGFSLGYFDEEYLNNFPIAVLKKDNEIVAFANIMVTESKEKIAVDLMRYLKSCISGTMEYLFIYIILWAKDEGYERFSLGMAPLSGMENRDIAPVWNKIGLFVFKNGESFYNFQGLKLFKNKFYPQWEPRYIAYSGVFSLPKVLKDVTLLISGGVKGLISK
- a CDS encoding PdaC/SigV domain-containing protein, with the translated sequence MKKMKSFLGLLLLVFFFISCENGKTAVKDNSNVEKLEYKENMEKYNYDIVIPQIKGVENEDISYLNLSLQETARIIIENIVSSADIGTKEMPIEAKMNYEIKENNFNILSLIITTYVYQGGAHGITTVETYNISKKDYSLLDYDVIFDENAEEHFNMKMNDIIAKSKENNGSRYALNSEGKEVLFFENAEANIKNTVMYFQGDNVVFLYPHYEIAPYSSGMPIFKFDKKDIKKYIKIKI
- a CDS encoding glutathione ABC transporter substrate-binding protein — protein: MFKKLFMILLSCTILFSACSDDKAETSAKAVKEKLIIAQDGEPKSLDVHQGNDGFSLSANKLIYSRLVESDGDMNILPGLAESWKQIDDKTMQFKLRKGVKFHNGYDFTAEDVKFSFDRMANSPRIAFVLPPIEKVEAVDDYTVNIVTKTPFGPLLAHLSHPALGIVSKKLITENEQSFKDHPVGTGSYKFKEWIPGDSLTLEKNEDYFDKKNGLKYIVFKNIVEASNRTIGLETGEIDISIAVSSVDENTIKNNPKLQLITKPSISYSYVGMNTQKTPLNDIRVRKAINYAVDKQAIVDVILNGSGKIATSPIAPGVFGFTDKTKNYEYNVEKARELMKEAGYENGFKTSILVFGGEANTQTAEILQAYLKEIGIDLRIDVVEVSAYWDATEKGRHDLFLGSWGVVTGDADYGLYAMYHSSAKGGAGNRDFYENPKVDELLDKAKMATDPEERKKLYEEIQLLIVDDAPDIMLYNRILAVGAQKNIKGLNIHPVTLHDFSTVYIED
- a CDS encoding sugar-binding transcriptional regulator, whose protein sequence is MLDDNVKTQKMVEIAKMYYEEDLTQNDIAKRLGVSRPLVSKMLADAKAAGIVTIQINSPFVSNEFLMEEIKKKYDIEGGMVIPQADTDYLTDQVILNNIISYISNNLKKYRKFGLGWGKNIGDLVQKLEVSEKKIELEGYVCPLVGNISMPTKDFHSNELIRIFSQMTFLKPYYLFAPAFLATEQEKNLFMNIENYKDIKRLWEKLDVAILSIGNHPSVPDLATASRFGNNLQKEKAIGNILSYYYDINGNFITGDNDFSIEIPLDDLKKIKHVIGICSSKTSKDAVIGALKTGIITYLVIDENTAKEII
- a CDS encoding HD domain-containing protein; translated protein: MGKLADQVQFLIEIDKVKSILRQSIVLGDLNRRENDAEHSWHMALCAITLKEYSNLGEIDMEKVLKLVLIHDIVEIYAGDTPAFSDYNKQTKWRAELESAEKIYGMLPEEQEKEFMKLWLEFENMETKEAKFANTFDRFQGFIQNLTSDGHTWKKFSATKEMVLKRMSPIIEYAPQLFHEFVMPEIQKYIDKRIIKE